Genomic DNA from Vagococcus luciliae:
CATGTGTAATTAAGACAATCGTTAAATTTAGACGTTTATTTAACTCTTTTAATAAAGATAAAATTTGTAGCGTTGTCTTAGGATCTAAAGCACTGGTCGCTTCGTCACATAAAAGTATCTCCGGATCGTTTGCTAATGCTCTAGCAATAGCGACACGTTGTTTTTGTCCACCTGATAATTGACTTGGATACGCATCATGTTTATCCGACAAACCAACTAATTCTAATAATTCTATTACTTTTTCTTTTCTCTCTTGTTTTGATTTTCCTGAATACTTTAGTGAAAAATCAACATTATCAAAAATAGTACGACTTGCCATTAGATTAAAATGCTGAAAAATCATCCCAATGGACTGTCTCTTCCTTCTTAAATCTTTTCCCTTTAAATTCGTAATGTTTTCTCCTTTTATCAAGACATCTCCTGTAGTTGGTCGTTGTAATAAATTAATGACTCTTACTAATGTACTTTTCCCTGCTCCTGAAAAGCCCACTATGCCGTAAATATCTCCTTTTTCAATAATCAAATCAACATCTCTCACCGCATAAACGTCACGGTCAGGTTGATGAAAAGTAACAGATATATCTTTTAATTCAATCATATTTTTTCTCCTTTAATTATTAATAAAAAAAAAACCTCAATAAAACAAACCCTGTCATTTGTTTTATTGAGGACGCTTATGCGTGTTACCACCTCTAATTCGACTAATTTTCACAAATTAGCCCTTATCGGGTACTATCATACCCTAGCAAGTTAACGGTTGCGCTCGTTATATTCTTACAATTATATGCTCGAATACAAATTACTCAATGGCCATTTTCAATTAGTTTATCTTTCCTCTTCTCAGCTTCATGAGGTTCTCTGTAAAAAATAAAGTCAATCTACTTACCATGTCAATGTAGGTCTATAAAAATAAAAAAGCCCTTTTACATAGCGAACTATGTAAAAGGACGACTTATCGTGTTACCACCTTTTTTTAGAAGAATTTCTTCTTCCCTCATACCCGACAATGGATCTATCGGTGTTTCTTTTAACGGTGAAACTTTTTCCGAGAGTACCTACCTATCGATACTCTTTCCTCATAGGCCATTTTCAACTTATCATCACTTAACTCTTTTCACCAACCAGAGTCTCTCTAAAAAGCATCAAAGCTTACTTTCCTAATCAAACAGAACATTATTTATATGTTGCCATTAATTTACACGATTTTTTTAATCCTGTCAACATTTTTTTAATCTTTATTTAATGTTCACTCTATTTTTGTGATCCATCCCTTTGGCGCCTCAATATCTCCAAATTGAATGCCTACTAATTCATTATATAATTTTTTAGTCACTGGACCTACTTCCGTTTCAGAATAAAACACATGAAAATCATCTCCTACTTGAATCCCTCCAATAGGAGAAATGACTGCTGCAGTACCGCATGCGCCAGCTTCTATAAATTCATCTATTTCATTTAAATAGACATCACCTTCTCGTGTCTTTAATCCTAGTCGTTCTTTTGCAAGATAAAGTAAAGAATATTTCGTTATACTTGGTAAAATAGATGGTGAATAAGGTGTCACAAATTGGTTATCTTTTGTAATACCAAAGAAATTAGCAGAACCCACTTCTTCAATTTTTGTATGCGTTGCTGGATCAAGATAAATACAG
This window encodes:
- a CDS encoding methionine ABC transporter ATP-binding protein; the encoded protein is MIELKDISVTFHQPDRDVYAVRDVDLIIEKGDIYGIVGFSGAGKSTLVRVINLLQRPTTGDVLIKGENITNLKGKDLRRKRQSIGMIFQHFNLMASRTIFDNVDFSLKYSGKSKQERKEKVIELLELVGLSDKHDAYPSQLSGGQKQRVAIARALANDPEILLCDEATSALDPKTTLQILSLLKELNKRLNLTIVLITHEMQVVKEICNKVAVMENGEIVEKGDSVTLFSQAKQELTQTFIRTASHIDQALETILSSQSFIDSSENVWLIELSYIGSQTNEALISQLYSRFQVSANILYGNVEIIQDVPLGSLVVSLTGELDKRKEAIQYLISEGVNITIIQANETIDIEGVSHYARNY